A stretch of the Aegilops tauschii subsp. strangulata cultivar AL8/78 chromosome 4, Aet v6.0, whole genome shotgun sequence genome encodes the following:
- the LOC109758551 gene encoding subtilisin-like protease SBT3.4, producing the protein MTKRARITCEMLHIHYYYTSVNCTSQDPVAKVSVSQTTTGSGFPAPKIAAFSSRGPSSVYPAVLKPDITAPGVNILAAAPQVGIYKELGLYFFDSGTSMACPHVSSIIAVLKSLHPDWSPAAFKSALMTTDTNSSCIATQKSLFDLNLPSIAIPNLKSSETVSRTVTNVGQADAVYKAFVEPSAGVDMLVKPMVLVFGKDTSSQSFKVSFKATQKIQGDYSFGNLVWHDGGSHWVRIPIAVRVVIGDLYSTVS; encoded by the exons ATGACTAAGAGAGCACGAATAACTTGTGAAATGTTACACATCCATTACTACTACACATCAGTAAACTG TACCAGTCAGGATCCGGTAGCAAAGGTTTCTGTAAGTCAAACAACAACTGGAAGTGGATTTCCTGCTCCAAAGATTGCAGCTTTCTCATCAAGGGGTCCAAGCTCTGTCTATCCTGCAGTGCTCAAG CCTGACATTACTGCACCGGGGGTGAATATTTTAGCAGCAGCGCCACAGGTTGGTATTTACAAGGAACTGGGGCTCTACTTCTTCGATTCAGGGACATCGATGGCTTGCCCACATGTATCCAGCATTATAGCTGTGCTCAAGTCACTCCATCCAGACTGGTCACCTGCTGCTTTCAAATCAGCACTAATGACAACCG ATACAAACAGTAGTTGTATAGCAACCCAGAAATCTTTGTTTGACCTGAATCTCCCATCAATCGCCATCCCAAATCTCAAGTCATCGGAAACGGTATCAAGGACTGTCACCAATGTGGGCCAAGCTGATGCAGTGTATAAAGCATTTGTTGAGCCCTCTGCTGGAGTTGATATGCTGGTCAAACCTATGGTGTTGGTGTTTGGCAAGGATACAAGCTCACAGTCTTTCAAGGTGAGCTTCAAGGCAACACAAAAGATCCAAGGCGATTACTCATTTGGTAATTTGGTGTGGCACGATGGAGGCAGCCATTGGGTCCGAATCCCGATAGCGGTTCGTGTTGTTATCGGTGATCTCTATTCAACCGTCTCCTAA